Proteins encoded by one window of Fibrobacter sp.:
- a CDS encoding InlB B-repeat-containing protein, which translates to MLKSKGFLFCASVALSCAFATAATTITPVQPSLKNGCYEISNAAELYGFAAIVKGTDGFSKDSTACGKLTKDIVVNQNVLKSDGSLNVADTANFAKWPMIGPYYGNFDGQMHTVSGLYYSSETATYSGLFHSAVSSYYQPVAAEIRNVGVIGSFFRAGYSAGGLVGSVWAQKLPVVIENCFNASRVESTTNNAGGIAGAVSNYTGVRTEFHNVYNTGTIVGSKNVGGLFGNQNSNTFTLINAYNSGAIVGTATANTIKSLFGNYTKNANNIIENVFYVEPGHNEHVGTSVSEAEMASGAITQVMRHYDLGGVDGTVWGQKVGTDPLPTFSGSLTGATLQTIKMNIYHGSTKLKTKDMVVGYSYRIPDVDIDGYEFFGWYANSGLTGDTVVHTPKTLTADVSYWGKYEKRFSITYNTNGGTIDSGLVETYTETVGAMLPKKVSRSGYVFAGWYENSDFTGNRVKAIGKTENGDKTFYAKWYQIKKPAKVTDGCYLIATAQELYGFASIVNGTDGYTKERDACANLAGDIYVNQNVLKDDGTLRDPEAALNYIPWNPIDSFAGVFNGNGYVISGLFYDDSTFFDKFGLFGGIGGSEDKYAVLKDFGLVDSYFAVKANYFGTVVGQVVPAKSGNPPSPGFYAKISGVYTESTLYSYMSAQGAGGLVGSVGYKGVLDIENCYNRGLVLGSSFNYAGIVAHWASNTTATVSNCYSVWKTKSLMPTGSRALFGGSLTSSTLIASNTYYLNAQGNKELAGLPATELQFNNGTVALALHEGENGAVWGQNVGMEYYPVLSGKLENSLGEKYKVTFHTFEGDTARYFDHYVSGFKKVLPANVVQDGATFMGWYANAQYEGATVTAIDSLATGDKEFWAKLQKTFKVTLNTNGGKVDSGNVTLYTEGVGAILPTKLSLDTNIFVGWYDNAELSGKPVTAITATDTGDKTYYAAWFKLKMPKLDSADMCYEITDVAELFGYAAYVNGTHRMFYNLNYPSACGKLAKDIVVNEHVLNEDGTLDSANVTTFLSWETIKKFGGVFDGQGHTISGLYGDAKTGGMAMFGEIIADRYDWEQNVYLPAVIKNLTIEDAFLAADKGNVAGFALSLKGKSGSTPAAELVIENCHFKGVAHARNQSAGGLVAHSNGTLSITDSHSEGLILARNGAGGMAAEAYATTSVLNSYNLAKITGGFDGTGGLIGYASGTTSIMNCFNRGDVSAENVTGSVGICGGLVGQAYNTFTLLRSYNEGTVGGITSYAAGLVGDISSGDDYEVLIANNYNTGKVYSEADGTNKFTYVSGIVVRINSNVNFKLLNNYSIGELSKVSVKGNMDYVLADSGYNKKIVSENNFYLETVEGLAESKFGTAASAEKFKNGAVAELLHAYVQKDGEGAAIENGVNGSPWAQGDKYPILVTKSEFAIVFNVNGGKLENAPTTYTYGEGVVLPVPTREGHSFHGWYTSASFQGDSIAVISPKDAGDKIFFAKWEANRYHVTAKVNDSRWGVVEGLNKSGIYSYGEEVKVTAVPDNGFKFSYWEDDIRNSSASRRFTVVSDTTITAHFDPINPESSSSVTSSSSVNPPKSSSSSAKSSSSSAKSSSSSAKSSSSGKSSSSECKGKDCKDALPAIASAPTFRVEAVSRMVRISGAREGAAYALFDMQGRVLAFGRVSGANFSLPVPTAGMYLVRIGGQSLRVNVK; encoded by the coding sequence ATGCTTAAAAGCAAAGGATTCCTCTTTTGCGCGTCGGTTGCGCTTTCTTGTGCGTTTGCGACTGCCGCGACGACCATCACCCCTGTACAGCCATCTTTGAAAAACGGCTGCTACGAGATTTCTAATGCTGCTGAACTGTACGGCTTCGCCGCCATCGTGAAGGGTACGGACGGCTTTAGCAAAGATTCTACCGCGTGCGGCAAGCTCACGAAAGACATCGTGGTGAACCAGAACGTACTCAAGTCCGACGGCTCGCTCAACGTGGCGGATACGGCAAATTTCGCGAAATGGCCCATGATTGGCCCCTACTACGGAAATTTTGACGGCCAGATGCATACGGTTTCGGGCCTCTATTACTCTAGCGAGACTGCGACCTACTCCGGGTTGTTCCATAGCGCGGTGTCGTCGTATTACCAGCCCGTTGCTGCCGAAATCAGGAATGTCGGCGTTATCGGTTCCTTCTTCCGTGCCGGTTACTCCGCGGGCGGCCTCGTTGGGAGTGTCTGGGCGCAAAAGCTCCCGGTCGTCATCGAGAACTGCTTCAATGCTTCGAGAGTCGAGTCGACGACGAATAATGCCGGCGGCATTGCGGGGGCGGTCTCCAACTACACTGGCGTGCGCACCGAATTCCACAACGTGTACAATACGGGAACTATCGTCGGCTCCAAGAATGTCGGCGGGTTGTTCGGCAACCAGAATTCTAACACGTTTACTTTGATCAACGCCTACAATTCGGGTGCAATTGTCGGTACGGCAACGGCCAACACCATAAAGTCCCTGTTCGGTAACTACACTAAAAACGCGAATAATATCATCGAGAACGTGTTCTATGTGGAACCGGGCCACAACGAGCATGTCGGTACGTCCGTGAGCGAAGCCGAGATGGCTAGCGGCGCCATTACGCAGGTGATGCGCCATTACGACCTAGGCGGGGTCGATGGTACCGTGTGGGGGCAAAAGGTGGGGACTGACCCGCTTCCGACTTTCAGCGGTTCTCTGACGGGCGCAACCCTCCAGACGATAAAGATGAACATCTATCACGGCAGCACCAAGCTCAAGACGAAGGACATGGTTGTCGGTTACAGCTACAGGATTCCTGACGTAGATATCGACGGGTATGAATTCTTCGGCTGGTACGCGAACAGCGGCCTAACGGGAGATACGGTTGTCCATACGCCTAAGACGCTGACGGCAGATGTCAGTTACTGGGGCAAGTACGAAAAGCGCTTCAGCATCACCTACAATACGAACGGCGGTACGATTGATTCCGGCCTGGTCGAGACCTATACGGAAACCGTGGGGGCCATGCTCCCGAAAAAGGTTTCCCGTAGCGGTTACGTGTTTGCGGGCTGGTACGAGAACAGTGACTTCACCGGCAACAGGGTGAAGGCTATCGGCAAGACGGAGAACGGCGACAAGACCTTCTACGCCAAGTGGTACCAGATCAAGAAGCCGGCCAAGGTTACCGACGGCTGCTACCTCATCGCGACGGCTCAGGAACTTTACGGCTTTGCCTCCATCGTGAACGGAACCGACGGCTATACCAAGGAAAGGGATGCCTGTGCGAACCTCGCGGGCGATATCTATGTGAACCAGAACGTGCTGAAGGATGACGGAACGCTCAGGGACCCCGAAGCGGCTCTGAACTATATCCCGTGGAACCCGATTGACAGTTTTGCCGGCGTGTTCAACGGAAACGGCTACGTGATTTCGGGCCTGTTCTATGACGATTCTACTTTTTTTGATAAGTTCGGTTTGTTTGGTGGCATTGGAGGATCGGAGGACAAGTACGCCGTATTGAAGGACTTCGGCCTCGTGGATTCCTATTTCGCAGTCAAGGCGAATTATTTCGGAACGGTTGTCGGCCAGGTGGTTCCCGCCAAGTCTGGAAATCCCCCTTCTCCCGGTTTCTATGCCAAGATTTCCGGTGTGTATACCGAATCGACTCTCTATTCTTATATGAGCGCGCAGGGAGCCGGTGGCCTCGTGGGTAGCGTCGGTTACAAGGGCGTTCTCGATATCGAGAACTGCTATAACCGTGGTCTCGTTTTGGGGAGCAGCTTCAATTATGCGGGCATCGTGGCCCACTGGGCTTCGAATACCACGGCTACCGTTTCCAATTGCTATAGCGTATGGAAGACGAAGAGCCTTATGCCCACGGGCAGCAGGGCCCTTTTTGGCGGAAGTTTGACTTCTTCGACGTTGATTGCTTCCAACACCTATTACCTGAACGCCCAGGGCAACAAGGAATTGGCGGGTCTCCCGGCGACCGAGTTGCAGTTTAACAACGGCACGGTGGCGCTCGCCCTGCACGAAGGCGAGAATGGCGCTGTGTGGGGCCAGAACGTGGGTATGGAATATTATCCGGTTCTTTCGGGCAAACTCGAAAATTCGCTTGGCGAAAAGTACAAGGTCACGTTTCACACCTTCGAGGGCGACACGGCAAGGTATTTTGACCACTATGTTTCGGGCTTCAAGAAGGTCCTCCCTGCAAACGTAGTCCAGGATGGCGCAACCTTTATGGGCTGGTACGCCAATGCTCAATATGAAGGCGCTACGGTAACGGCGATTGATTCGCTGGCCACGGGCGACAAGGAATTCTGGGCAAAGCTCCAGAAGACGTTCAAGGTGACGCTCAATACGAATGGCGGCAAGGTCGATTCCGGCAATGTCACGCTCTATACGGAAGGCGTTGGCGCGATTTTGCCGACCAAGCTTTCGCTCGATACCAACATCTTTGTCGGCTGGTACGATAATGCGGAACTTTCAGGTAAACCCGTTACGGCGATTACGGCCACGGATACCGGCGACAAGACTTATTATGCGGCCTGGTTCAAGCTGAAGATGCCGAAACTCGATTCGGCGGATATGTGCTACGAGATTACGGATGTCGCGGAGCTGTTCGGCTATGCCGCCTACGTGAACGGAACGCATAGAATGTTCTATAACCTCAACTATCCTAGTGCTTGCGGCAAGCTTGCCAAGGATATCGTGGTGAACGAACATGTGCTGAACGAAGACGGTACGCTGGATAGCGCGAACGTGACGACGTTCCTGTCTTGGGAAACGATCAAGAAGTTCGGTGGAGTCTTTGATGGCCAGGGCCATACGATTTCGGGCCTCTATGGCGATGCGAAGACTGGCGGCATGGCCATGTTCGGTGAAATCATTGCTGATAGGTACGATTGGGAGCAGAATGTTTACCTCCCGGCCGTCATCAAGAATCTCACCATCGAAGATGCATTCCTTGCTGCCGATAAAGGTAATGTCGCTGGCTTTGCCTTGAGTCTTAAAGGAAAGTCCGGTTCGACACCTGCGGCGGAACTCGTGATTGAAAATTGCCATTTCAAGGGAGTCGCACACGCTCGTAATCAGTCGGCCGGCGGCTTGGTCGCACACTCCAATGGAACGCTCTCGATTACCGATTCCCATAGTGAAGGCTTAATTCTAGCCAGGAATGGCGCAGGGGGCATGGCTGCTGAGGCTTATGCAACGACAAGTGTCTTGAATAGCTACAACTTGGCAAAGATTACTGGCGGCTTTGATGGGACGGGGGGCTTGATTGGCTATGCCTCGGGTACGACCAGCATCATGAACTGCTTTAACCGCGGTGATGTATCGGCCGAAAATGTCACTGGCAGTGTCGGTATCTGTGGAGGCCTTGTCGGACAGGCCTACAATACGTTCACGCTGTTGCGGAGCTACAACGAGGGTACTGTCGGCGGTATCACGTCTTATGCTGCCGGCCTTGTTGGAGACATCTCTAGCGGTGACGATTACGAAGTCTTGATTGCGAACAACTACAATACAGGCAAGGTTTATAGTGAAGCGGATGGCACGAACAAGTTCACGTATGTTTCCGGCATCGTGGTTCGTATCAATTCGAACGTCAACTTTAAACTCCTGAACAACTACAGCATTGGCGAACTTTCCAAGGTGAGCGTCAAGGGCAACATGGACTATGTGCTTGCGGATAGCGGCTACAACAAGAAGATTGTCTCCGAGAACAACTTCTACCTTGAAACGGTCGAAGGCCTTGCGGAGAGCAAGTTTGGAACGGCCGCTTCTGCGGAAAAATTCAAGAATGGCGCGGTTGCCGAACTGCTGCATGCCTACGTGCAGAAGGACGGTGAGGGCGCTGCTATCGAGAATGGCGTGAACGGCTCTCCATGGGCCCAGGGCGACAAGTACCCGATTCTCGTGACGAAGTCTGAATTTGCCATCGTATTCAATGTGAACGGTGGCAAGCTCGAGAACGCGCCTACGACCTATACGTACGGGGAAGGCGTTGTCCTGCCTGTTCCTACGCGTGAGGGCCATTCCTTCCATGGCTGGTACACTTCTGCATCGTTCCAGGGCGACTCTATCGCCGTGATTTCACCGAAGGACGCCGGCGACAAGATCTTCTTCGCCAAGTGGGAAGCCAACCGGTACCATGTGACGGCCAAGGTGAACGATTCCAGGTGGGGCGTCGTGGAAGGCCTGAACAAGAGCGGTATATATAGTTACGGCGAAGAAGTCAAGGTGACGGCTGTCCCGGACAATGGCTTCAAGTTCAGCTACTGGGAAGACGATATCCGTAATTCTAGCGCGTCCAGGCGCTTCACGGTCGTAAGCGATACGACCATCACGGCGCACTTCGACCCGATCAACCCGGAAAGCTCCAGCAGCGTGACGAGCAGCTCTTCTGTGAACCCGCCGAAGTCCTCTTCGTCCAGCGCAAAATCGAGCTCTAGCAGCGCGAAGTCTTCTTCCAGCTCGGCCAAGTCCAGCTCCAGCGGCAAGTCTAGCAGCTCCGAATGCAAGGGCAAGGATTGCAAGGATGCCCTGCCGGCAATCGCTTCTGCCCCCACGTTCCGCGTGGAAGCGGTCTCCCGCATGGTCCGCATCTCCGGTGCCCGCGAAGGGGCTGCCTATGCCCTCTTCGACATGCAGGGCCGCGTGCTCGCCTTCGGGCGCGTCTCCGGGGCCAACTTCTCCCTGCCGGTCCCGACCGCTGGGATGTACCTCGTCCGGATTGGAGGGCAGTCTCTCCGCGTGAACGTGAAGTAG
- a CDS encoding thioesterase family protein: protein METAKNSYTARIEVRYAETDQMGVVHHAVYPVWFEQARTEFFRVAGASYSQMEADGYMSPVLELNVQYKNPTHYGEFVDVETTLERVGSVRFKFNYKVFVEGKLCTIGYSIHCLLKDGKPTRDFPAAFTKFFPEG, encoded by the coding sequence ATGGAAACAGCAAAGAACTCTTATACCGCCCGTATCGAAGTCCGCTACGCGGAAACCGACCAGATGGGGGTCGTGCACCACGCCGTTTACCCCGTATGGTTCGAACAGGCCAGAACAGAATTTTTCAGAGTCGCGGGAGCGAGCTACTCCCAGATGGAAGCCGACGGCTACATGAGCCCGGTGCTCGAACTCAACGTGCAATACAAGAACCCGACGCATTACGGTGAATTTGTGGATGTCGAAACGACCCTCGAGAGAGTCGGCAGCGTGCGCTTCAAGTTCAACTACAAAGTTTTCGTGGAAGGCAAGCTCTGCACCATCGGGTACTCCATCCACTGCCTGCTCAAGGACGGCAAGCCCACCAGGGACTTCCCCGCGGCGTTCACAAAGTTTTTCCCCGAAGGATAA
- a CDS encoding replication-associated recombination protein A, with the protein MEQPLAERLRPQNLDEFLGQNKILGEQSLLRRSLENDTVPSMIFWGPPGCGKTSLAHVIRQKTKKRFVALSAVASGVKEVKEVLADARQMKKAFLDTILFIDEIHRFNKGQQDALLGAVEDGTVTLIGATTENPGFEVNGALLSRCQLILFAPLSSDDLRTLIFSALRDHPRGLQLKDVEIEDAVVDKLIAQSEGDARFLLNQLEWIGKSLGDRKKIDEKLLEEFQYKKPLRYDKNGEEHYNLISALHKSVRGSDPDAAVYWLHRMLQGGEDPRFILRRLMRMAMEDVGLADPNALLLATSAREAYDFMGIPEGLIALDELAIYLSLAPKSNSLELAGMAADSIIQRTGTLPVPRAFRNSVTRVGKQLGYGNGYEYDHDSPGAYSAQEHLPKQLEGTEIYRPTNYGKEKLLAERLAQLKQIKKEKKG; encoded by the coding sequence ATGGAACAGCCGCTCGCCGAAAGACTGCGACCGCAGAACCTGGATGAATTTCTAGGCCAGAACAAGATTCTGGGCGAGCAGAGCCTATTGCGCCGAAGCCTGGAAAACGACACCGTCCCGAGCATGATTTTCTGGGGCCCTCCCGGTTGCGGCAAGACGAGCCTCGCCCACGTAATCCGCCAGAAGACCAAGAAGCGCTTCGTAGCGCTCTCCGCAGTCGCGAGCGGCGTGAAAGAAGTGAAGGAAGTCCTCGCTGACGCGCGCCAGATGAAAAAGGCCTTCCTGGACACGATCCTCTTCATCGACGAAATCCACCGATTCAACAAGGGCCAGCAAGACGCGTTGCTCGGTGCCGTGGAAGACGGCACCGTGACGCTTATCGGCGCGACTACCGAAAACCCGGGATTCGAAGTGAACGGCGCATTGCTGAGCCGCTGCCAGCTTATTCTGTTTGCGCCCCTCAGCAGCGACGACTTGCGCACGCTTATCTTCAGTGCACTCCGCGACCATCCGCGCGGCCTGCAGCTCAAGGACGTGGAAATCGAAGACGCCGTCGTGGACAAGCTCATCGCGCAGTCCGAAGGCGACGCGCGCTTCTTGCTGAACCAGCTCGAATGGATTGGCAAGAGCCTCGGCGACCGCAAGAAGATCGACGAGAAACTGCTGGAAGAATTCCAGTACAAGAAGCCCCTGCGCTACGACAAGAACGGCGAGGAGCACTACAACCTGATTTCGGCACTGCACAAGTCGGTGCGCGGAAGCGACCCCGACGCCGCCGTCTACTGGCTACACCGCATGCTGCAGGGCGGCGAAGACCCGCGGTTCATTCTGCGCAGGCTCATGCGCATGGCAATGGAAGACGTGGGCCTTGCAGACCCGAACGCGCTACTGCTTGCGACAAGCGCGAGAGAAGCGTACGACTTCATGGGCATACCCGAGGGCCTCATCGCGCTCGACGAGCTGGCGATATACCTCTCGCTCGCCCCGAAGAGCAACAGCCTCGAACTTGCGGGCATGGCGGCCGACAGCATTATCCAGCGGACAGGGACGTTGCCTGTACCGCGCGCATTCCGGAATTCCGTGACCCGCGTGGGCAAGCAGCTCGGTTACGGGAACGGGTACGAATACGACCACGACAGCCCGGGCGCCTATTCCGCGCAGGAACACCTGCCCAAGCAACTCGAAGGCACGGAAATTTACCGCCCGACAAATTACGGCAAGGAAAAGCTGCTGGCCGAAAGACTCGCGCAGCTAAAGCAAATTAAAAAAGAGAAGAAAGGATAA
- a CDS encoding 50S ribosomal protein L11 methyltransferase, which produces MQKIDTWYKAEGYCPIEDFELASYLLFEAGVATLEELDPKEEGRTDFCFYTGDKAERDRIVAEFPQYHFTLSDEPAKDWDKWWRDRAQPVSVSPHLWVRPPWVEFTPDDPQAVVLELEAKTAFGTGEHDTTSSCATLMESVDFKGKTVLDIGTGTGILAMYARRRGARLAVGTEIDPLTIPCIAENFERNGFGESDCVLGFLDAFKDGTKFDVILCNMIRSELWPLRDDIEDLLAAGGELIISGQLLTEKEYILRWFEEAGFKVKEERVSGEWWSVLAVNG; this is translated from the coding sequence ATGCAGAAAATTGACACATGGTACAAGGCGGAGGGCTATTGCCCTATCGAAGATTTTGAACTCGCGAGCTACCTGCTTTTCGAGGCGGGGGTGGCGACGCTCGAGGAACTCGACCCCAAAGAAGAGGGCCGTACGGACTTTTGCTTTTATACGGGTGACAAGGCCGAACGCGACCGCATCGTGGCGGAGTTCCCGCAGTACCATTTCACGCTGAGCGACGAGCCCGCGAAGGATTGGGACAAGTGGTGGCGTGACCGCGCCCAGCCCGTCTCCGTGAGCCCGCACCTTTGGGTGCGCCCGCCTTGGGTGGAATTTACTCCCGACGACCCGCAGGCTGTCGTGCTGGAACTCGAGGCGAAGACTGCCTTCGGGACCGGCGAGCACGATACTACGAGCAGCTGCGCGACGCTCATGGAATCGGTTGATTTCAAGGGCAAGACTGTGCTCGACATCGGGACGGGAACCGGCATTTTGGCGATGTATGCCCGCCGCCGCGGCGCCCGCCTTGCGGTAGGTACCGAAATCGACCCGCTCACTATTCCCTGCATAGCGGAAAACTTCGAGCGTAACGGCTTCGGCGAGAGCGACTGCGTGCTCGGCTTTTTGGATGCGTTCAAGGACGGGACCAAGTTCGATGTCATCCTGTGCAACATGATTCGGAGTGAACTCTGGCCGTTGCGCGACGATATCGAGGACTTGTTGGCCGCCGGCGGCGAGCTCATCATCTCGGGCCAGCTGCTCACGGAAAAGGAATATATCCTGCGCTGGTTCGAAGAAGCCGGCTTCAAGGTGAAAGAAGAACGCGTCAGCGGCGAATGGTGGAGCGTGCTTGCCGTAAACGGCTAA
- a CDS encoding DUF4160 domain-containing protein, which yields MPQIFKIGSFWVYFWSNENMPLEPVHVHVSEGAPTANATKIWITQAGKCLLANNNSRINPHVLQNILRIIEARNEEIVEKWKKYFSEVPYFC from the coding sequence ATGCCGCAAATCTTTAAAATAGGTTCCTTCTGGGTTTATTTCTGGTCCAACGAAAATATGCCGTTGGAACCGGTGCATGTTCATGTTTCAGAAGGCGCGCCCACTGCAAATGCGACAAAAATTTGGATAACGCAAGCGGGAAAATGTCTTTTAGCCAATAATAATTCCCGCATAAACCCGCATGTTTTACAGAACATTCTGAGGATTATTGAGGCGCGCAACGAAGAGATTGTTGAAAAGTGGAAGAAGTATTTCAGTGAAGTGCCATATTTCTGCTGA
- a CDS encoding P-loop NTPase fold protein, producing MQQDRLGRGPFIELLSNIITQKTDAHEGFSFAIDGKWGCGKSWILKELEQKLESQNYLVIHYNCWENEYYEEPLAALLSVIIEKLRQLQSSLTDRNQKDRLKIALTFFAEVISTILTNKFGIGFDNILESGKKAIKKDSDSSISTTFDNNQSLKEALNNVREHLLQLKNVLSENETTYANIIIVVDELDRCLPEYAIKVMQRLHHICFDTVSDKYTFIQLAAINKSELLGSIAKTFGREFNLIQKYTSPDQYKPGKIVFDNFEETQIQFGNYYFKKFFQMIIPVSNGEQIDNPLSLLEGFDEKFDQSDTNGREYVESFFTEVLSFFPMRTKLELIHLVKTAHEITALDSSLDKHLKYNTLCIELIDCLCKSILKKGLPLIKHHGNQDQSHKLYLQIPDLSHIEGITNTFAFEQSFAKWSTSNCDERLYRSARNTNFTKVYEFELLMPESYIKPFYHAQRGLETKIIGKNVLESEVTFIKAFRKTLDALV from the coding sequence ATGCAACAGGATAGACTTGGACGCGGACCATTCATTGAATTATTAAGCAATATCATCACTCAGAAAACAGACGCTCACGAAGGCTTTTCTTTCGCCATAGACGGCAAATGGGGCTGTGGGAAATCCTGGATTTTAAAGGAACTTGAGCAGAAACTAGAATCACAGAACTATTTAGTGATTCATTACAATTGCTGGGAAAACGAATACTACGAAGAACCTCTCGCCGCATTATTATCTGTCATTATTGAAAAATTGAGACAATTACAGAGTTCACTAACTGATAGAAATCAAAAAGATCGACTAAAAATTGCATTAACTTTTTTTGCAGAAGTCATTTCGACCATCCTGACGAATAAATTTGGTATAGGTTTTGACAACATCCTAGAATCTGGGAAAAAAGCGATTAAAAAAGATTCAGATTCTAGCATATCTACCACTTTTGATAACAATCAAAGTTTAAAAGAAGCTTTAAACAATGTTCGTGAACATCTTCTACAATTAAAAAACGTTTTATCAGAGAATGAAACTACGTATGCCAATATTATTATTGTAGTTGACGAACTTGACCGTTGCCTACCTGAATATGCAATAAAAGTCATGCAGCGACTGCATCATATATGTTTTGACACCGTATCGGATAAATACACCTTTATTCAGTTAGCAGCAATTAATAAAAGTGAATTACTCGGTTCCATTGCAAAAACCTTTGGGCGCGAATTCAACCTAATTCAAAAATATACAAGTCCAGACCAATACAAGCCCGGGAAAATTGTTTTTGACAATTTTGAGGAAACTCAAATTCAGTTTGGAAATTATTATTTCAAGAAATTCTTCCAAATGATCATCCCTGTTTCTAACGGAGAACAAATAGACAATCCCTTGTCACTTCTTGAAGGTTTTGATGAAAAATTTGATCAAAGTGACACCAATGGAAGAGAATATGTCGAAAGTTTTTTTACAGAGGTTCTTTCGTTCTTCCCCATGAGAACGAAATTAGAGTTAATACATCTGGTAAAGACCGCTCATGAGATAACAGCCTTAGATAGTTCTCTAGATAAGCACCTAAAATACAACACGTTGTGCATAGAGTTAATAGACTGTCTTTGCAAATCGATTTTAAAGAAAGGACTACCTCTAATAAAACACCACGGAAATCAAGATCAATCGCATAAATTGTATTTGCAAATTCCTGATTTATCCCATATTGAAGGAATTACCAATACATTTGCATTTGAACAATCTTTCGCTAAATGGAGTACATCCAACTGCGATGAAAGACTATATAGATCTGCAAGAAATACAAATTTCACAAAAGTTTATGAATTCGAATTATTGATGCCAGAATCGTATATAAAGCCATTTTACCACGCACAACGTGGATTAGAAACAAAAATTATCGGCAAAAATGTTCTTGAATCCGAAGTTACTTTCATCAAAGCTTTCCGAAAAACGCTTGATGCCCTAGTATAA